The sequence ACACAAAACAACTCGTAACGCAATTAAAGCTATACGTTTAGCAACAGAAAAAGCTGATGCTGTAGCAAAATTACCAGTTGTAATTTCAATGATTGATAAATTAGCTAAAAAGAATGTAATTCATTCTAATAAAGCTTCTAACTTAAAATCAAAATTAACAAGATTTGTAGCTTCTATCTAGTTGCTTATTCTTGAAAAAATATTTAAAGCTCTCTTCGTGAGAGCTTTTTTTATGGAATAAATTTAGTAAATAATAATATAGTAAACTACATTATAGTGTTTTATCCAAAAATAAAGTTTACTTTTGCACCTTGAAAAAAATATAGCATGACGCCAATTAGAAACATTGCAATTATTGCACACGTTGACCACGGAAAGACAACTTTGGTTGA is a genomic window of Flavobacterium jumunjinense containing:
- the rpsT gene encoding 30S ribosomal protein S20, whose amino-acid sequence is MANHKSALKRIRSNEKKRVLNKYQHKTTRNAIKAIRLATEKADAVAKLPVVISMIDKLAKKNVIHSNKASNLKSKLTRFVASI